Proteins co-encoded in one Parafrankia discariae genomic window:
- a CDS encoding pyridoxamine 5'-phosphate oxidase family protein: MSGLHDLPPRVFSLIESGVVAEFSTVSAAGIPIDTPTYYFPADDMSTIDLATGLPNPAKAERVRRTSKVGLLIEGRPEEPVVVIRAHGAVRDGDIQANALRYLAETGYQGISHGITWEEARKAVTYWSRIVIENKPERIYWWDNHAALGSPPQVWNAAPDTVYPTSDPAPTGTMKRSAWPVRPWQDVARDAVDGGTPAHLSVLDEDGFPLPMRASSFELTAEGFRLSIPKGTPWQLKGRASLTFAGFRTFVGDAGPDGDRVLFRVERSLPQHPATLDTKQVLRPSEDTLAKARARLEYEAQRRGQSLPVIPADPPARTRIALIRQARIASDAPITGITEEHGNRRT; the protein is encoded by the coding sequence ATGAGTGGCCTTCACGACCTCCCGCCGAGAGTCTTCAGCCTCATAGAATCCGGCGTCGTCGCGGAGTTCTCGACGGTTTCCGCGGCAGGAATTCCGATCGACACGCCCACCTATTATTTCCCGGCCGACGACATGTCTACCATCGACCTGGCCACGGGCCTGCCCAATCCGGCCAAGGCCGAGCGGGTGCGGCGTACCTCGAAGGTCGGACTCCTGATCGAGGGCCGCCCCGAAGAGCCGGTCGTGGTCATCCGCGCCCACGGGGCGGTGCGGGACGGCGACATCCAGGCCAACGCCCTGCGTTACCTCGCCGAGACCGGCTACCAGGGGATCAGCCACGGAATCACCTGGGAGGAGGCCCGGAAGGCGGTCACCTACTGGTCCCGCATCGTCATCGAGAACAAGCCCGAGCGAATCTACTGGTGGGACAACCACGCTGCCCTCGGCAGCCCACCGCAGGTGTGGAACGCGGCGCCCGACACGGTCTATCCGACGTCCGACCCCGCGCCCACCGGCACGATGAAGCGATCGGCCTGGCCGGTCCGCCCCTGGCAGGACGTGGCCAGGGACGCCGTGGACGGCGGGACTCCAGCGCATCTCTCGGTACTCGACGAGGACGGATTTCCGCTTCCCATGCGGGCGAGCTCCTTCGAGCTGACAGCCGAAGGCTTCCGGCTGTCGATACCCAAGGGCACGCCCTGGCAGCTCAAGGGCCGGGCGTCGCTCACCTTCGCGGGGTTCCGCACATTCGTCGGCGACGCCGGCCCGGACGGCGACCGGGTCCTGTTCCGCGTCGAACGCTCGCTTCCCCAGCACCCGGCGACGCTCGACACGAAGCAGGTTCTCCGGCCGAGCGAGGACACCCTCGCGAAGGCCCGGGCGCGGCTCGAGTACGAGGCGCAGCGGCGGGGCCAGTCGCTCCCGGTCATCCCGGCGGACCCGCCGGCGCGCACGCGCATCGCGCTGATCCGCCAGGCACGCATCGCCAGCGACGCGCCGATCACCGGCATCACCGAGGAGCACGGGAACCGCCGGACCTGA